In a genomic window of Sutcliffiella sp. FSL R7-0096:
- a CDS encoding glucose 1-dehydrogenase: protein MMNLEGKKALVTGGGTGIGRGIALKLAEAGADLVVHYGSNRTGAEEVVEMITKMGRKAKAVQGDVLLKEDIIQVLGKTKEFFGGTLDVLVNNAGHLVQRSPVEVMSEELWHKIMDVNVTSTFLVSQIAIPLMKENGGSIVNMTSVAAHNGGGPGAAAYAASKGAVLTFSKALAKELAPHNITVNAISPGFIGDTPFHDTFTTEEGRINAVKGIPMQRAGKPEDVAGAVLFLVSELGSYLTGETIEINGGMYMR, encoded by the coding sequence ATGATGAATTTGGAAGGGAAAAAGGCATTGGTAACGGGAGGCGGAACAGGAATTGGAAGAGGGATTGCCCTTAAATTGGCAGAAGCTGGCGCCGACTTGGTTGTCCATTACGGAAGCAACCGCACAGGTGCGGAGGAGGTGGTCGAGATGATCACAAAAATGGGAAGGAAAGCGAAAGCAGTACAAGGTGATGTCCTTTTGAAAGAAGATATCATCCAGGTGTTGGGGAAAACGAAAGAATTCTTCGGAGGTACTTTAGATGTTCTCGTAAATAATGCGGGACATCTTGTTCAACGATCTCCGGTTGAAGTGATGAGTGAGGAGCTTTGGCACAAAATCATGGATGTGAATGTCACAAGTACGTTTCTTGTATCCCAGATAGCCATTCCACTCATGAAGGAAAATGGCGGGAGTATCGTGAACATGACTTCGGTGGCCGCCCATAACGGGGGCGGACCTGGTGCAGCGGCGTATGCGGCTTCAAAGGGAGCGGTCCTGACATTTTCCAAAGCTTTGGCGAAGGAACTGGCACCCCATAATATTACCGTTAATGCAATCTCACCAGGCTTCATCGGAGACACGCCGTTTCATGACACCTTTACGACTGAGGAAGGCAGAATAAATGCAGTCAAGGGAATTCCAATGCAAAGAGCTGGAAAACCCGAAGATGTAGCTGGTGCGGTTCTGTTTCTAGTATCAGAGCTCGGTAGCTACCTTACAGGTGAAACAATTGAAATTAACGGTGGAATGTACATGAGATAA
- a CDS encoding sugar kinase — MDIITWGETMVCFTPLHGDRLEQAPYLAKTIGGAETNTAIGLARLGKKAGWISGLGDDPFGHFIQKVVRGEGVDIEMVKFSNDLPTGVMFKDMASRESVHVHYYRKPSAAASIVLTEEHFTYLKKAKRVHLTGILPALNVCMQRECLRLIKWCAREGIPVSFDVNLRQKLWDVKEAKSFFEEIYAYLDILFLGDTEACLCSGEENLEEAVSYFRKRLKTSGVLIVKKGEFGASAYQGERSLHSDSVPGTMVVDTVGAGDGFNAGFLYGVLEGYSLEDCLEMGNWCGAMIVSRLGDYQGAPTLEEMRTWKSKRKIVER; from the coding sequence ATGGATATCATTACATGGGGGGAAACGATGGTTTGCTTTACCCCATTGCATGGAGATAGGCTTGAGCAGGCTCCGTATTTAGCGAAAACAATTGGAGGAGCAGAGACAAATACTGCAATCGGACTAGCGCGTCTCGGAAAAAAAGCGGGATGGATCAGCGGACTTGGTGATGATCCGTTCGGACATTTCATCCAAAAGGTGGTCAGGGGAGAAGGTGTTGATATAGAAATGGTCAAGTTCTCCAACGACCTTCCTACTGGTGTCATGTTCAAGGATATGGCAAGCAGGGAAAGCGTCCATGTTCATTATTATCGTAAGCCTTCCGCAGCAGCATCCATCGTTTTGACAGAGGAGCATTTCACCTATCTAAAAAAAGCCAAAAGAGTGCATTTGACGGGCATTCTTCCTGCACTGAATGTTTGTATGCAAAGGGAATGCCTTCGTCTTATAAAATGGTGTGCCAGAGAAGGCATCCCTGTCAGCTTTGATGTGAATCTTCGGCAAAAGCTATGGGATGTGAAAGAGGCAAAGTCCTTTTTTGAAGAAATATATGCTTACTTGGATATTTTATTTTTGGGGGATACGGAGGCCTGTCTTTGCTCGGGGGAAGAGAATCTGGAGGAGGCAGTGAGCTATTTCAGGAAAAGGCTCAAAACCTCAGGGGTGCTTATTGTGAAGAAAGGTGAATTTGGCGCTAGCGCTTATCAAGGTGAGAGAAGCCTTCACTCTGATTCTGTACCAGGCACAATGGTTGTCGACACGGTAGGTGCAGGGGATGGTTTTAATGCAGGCTTTTTATACGGGGTGTTGGAAGGTTATTCTCTAGAGGATTGTCTGGAGATGGGGAACTGGTGTGGTGCGATGATCGTTTCCCGGCTGGGAGATTACCAAGGTGCACCAACTCTAGAGGAAATGAGAACTTGGAAGAGTAAAAGAAAAATAGTGGAAAGGTAG
- a CDS encoding DUF624 domain-containing protein yields the protein MNDDGMINRFNMVAEWIYFLLKVQVLWWLGLFCGGIIFGFFPATFSLFGVMRKRLQLKEEETWSLFWRGYRENFVITQLVGFMSLGIGLFLYMDIRILQSYETPFAQLMANLLIGISIIHLLCSSIVAAVYVHFRLRIRDIVKLAVTIIITQPAIALGISFVLGVTVLFLLFLPILVFLIGFSMCAYFVMKLALASFQKVEEVEFIRSPEGSST from the coding sequence ATGAACGATGACGGCATGATCAACAGGTTTAATATGGTGGCCGAATGGATTTACTTTTTGCTCAAGGTACAGGTTTTGTGGTGGTTGGGTTTATTTTGCGGGGGAATTATTTTTGGTTTTTTTCCTGCAACATTTTCCTTGTTTGGGGTAATGCGTAAGAGGCTTCAATTAAAAGAGGAAGAGACCTGGTCATTATTCTGGCGGGGATATCGAGAGAATTTCGTTATTACCCAACTTGTCGGATTCATGTCTCTTGGAATAGGGCTGTTTCTATACATGGACATTCGCATCCTTCAAAGCTATGAAACTCCTTTCGCTCAGTTAATGGCGAATCTATTGATCGGTATTTCCATTATTCACTTATTGTGCAGTAGTATTGTGGCCGCCGTTTATGTCCATTTTAGGTTGCGGATTCGGGATATAGTCAAGCTTGCTGTGACAATTATCATTACACAACCGGCGATTGCACTTGGAATATCATTTGTCCTTGGTGTTACAGTTCTCTTCCTCCTTTTTCTTCCTATCTTAGTCTTTTTGATAGGATTCAGCATGTGCGCCTATTTTGTAATGAAGCTTGCACTAGCTTCTTTCCAAAAGGTAGAAGAGGTAGAGTTTATTCGAAGTCCTGAAGGGTCGTCAACATAG
- a CDS encoding bifunctional 4-hydroxy-2-oxoglutarate aldolase/2-dehydro-3-deoxy-phosphogluconate aldolase, with product MMQKEEAKEYIVNNGVIAVLRKIPSAYLLKLSETLVNSGVKCLEVTMDTMEASSAIEMLNKHFNGEALIGAGTVRTAEMAVEAKRAGASFLFSPFLSSEVLEAGRSLGIITAPGAMTPTEIHEASVLGADLVKVFPAEVLGSGFIKGVGAVLGNQLLIPTGGITEKNARDYIRAGAAAVGVGGSLMNVERMESGQYHLISNIAKQIAEQVQEAKST from the coding sequence ATGATGCAGAAGGAGGAGGCCAAAGAATACATCGTTAATAATGGCGTCATTGCCGTTTTAAGGAAAATTCCATCTGCTTATCTTTTGAAGCTATCGGAAACCTTGGTGAATTCCGGGGTGAAATGTTTGGAGGTGACGATGGATACCATGGAAGCAAGCAGCGCAATCGAGATGCTTAACAAGCATTTCAATGGAGAGGCATTGATTGGTGCAGGAACAGTCAGGACTGCAGAAATGGCAGTGGAGGCAAAACGTGCTGGTGCAAGTTTCCTTTTCAGTCCCTTTTTATCATCGGAAGTTTTAGAGGCTGGGAGAAGTCTTGGAATTATCACCGCACCAGGAGCAATGACACCGACGGAAATCCATGAAGCGTCAGTATTAGGTGCAGATTTGGTCAAGGTGTTTCCTGCAGAAGTCCTAGGTAGCGGGTTCATCAAAGGTGTTGGAGCAGTGCTTGGTAATCAATTGCTTATTCCTACCGGCGGGATTACGGAGAAAAACGCGCGTGACTACATACGTGCTGGAGCGGCGGCAGTAGGGGTTGGTGGATCACTCATGAATGTGGAACGGATGGAATCGGGACAATACCACCTGATTTCAAATATCGCAAAGCAAATTGCCGAACAGGTCCAAGAAGCGAAATCAACTTAA
- the kduD gene encoding 2-dehydro-3-deoxy-D-gluconate 5-dehydrogenase KduD translates to MEKFSLKGRTALVTGARTGIGQAIAVGLAEAGADLVLLGHRDNMQETEMMVGRWERKCKTVIADLGNPDEAGGVAENILSNTTVDILVNNAGIIRREPAVDFSKENWNAVLNTNLHSLFHFTRPIAKQMLGRKYGKIINIASLLSFQGGITVPSYTASKHAVAGLTKAWANEWAAGGVQVNAIAPGYITTNNTKGLREDMERNEAILSRIPAGRWGEASDIAGAAVFLASGASDYVNGHILVVDGGWLAR, encoded by the coding sequence GTGGAAAAATTTTCATTGAAGGGAAGAACCGCTCTTGTCACCGGGGCGAGGACGGGAATTGGTCAGGCGATAGCAGTGGGGCTTGCCGAAGCTGGTGCAGACCTTGTATTACTTGGTCATAGGGATAATATGCAGGAAACGGAGATGATGGTCGGAAGATGGGAAAGAAAGTGTAAAACCGTCATTGCAGACCTGGGGAATCCTGATGAGGCTGGGGGAGTGGCAGAGAATATCCTGTCCAACACGACAGTGGATATCCTCGTCAATAATGCTGGGATCATCCGCAGGGAACCAGCAGTGGATTTCTCTAAGGAAAATTGGAATGCGGTGCTTAATACAAATCTCCATTCCCTGTTTCATTTCACCCGGCCTATTGCCAAACAGATGCTGGGTAGGAAGTATGGAAAGATCATCAATATTGCCTCGTTGCTTTCTTTTCAGGGAGGGATTACGGTGCCTTCTTACACCGCAAGCAAGCATGCTGTCGCTGGGCTGACAAAGGCGTGGGCCAATGAATGGGCCGCTGGCGGGGTCCAGGTGAATGCGATTGCGCCTGGTTATATTACTACCAACAATACAAAAGGCCTTCGAGAGGATATGGAGCGAAATGAAGCCATCCTCTCGCGGATCCCGGCTGGCAGGTGGGGAGAAGCATCCGATATTGCAGGTGCGGCGGTATTTCTAGCTTCAGGAGCCTCGGATTATGTGAACGGTCATATTCTTGTCGTGGACGGGGGGTGGCTTGCCAGATGA
- the kduI gene encoding 5-dehydro-4-deoxy-D-glucuronate isomerase, giving the protein MENRYATNPNEAKHYTTEDFRNNYLIQGLFQENKLKLVYSHEDRVVIGGVKPLNGSVLLSGEAFLKTEHFMERRELGVVNIGGPGLIRTEKESFELNARDGLYIGKGEKKVEFSSKTVENPAKFYLVSTLAHTTFPSRKIDIREAEPVHLGANEESNKRTIYKYIHADGAQSCQLMLGMTLLEPNNMWNTMPAHIHDRRMETYLYFDMEENSRVFHFMGEPRETRHLVVGNEEALISPPWSIHSGVGTSRYSFIWAMAGENYTFTDMEFVPMEDLR; this is encoded by the coding sequence ATGGAAAACCGATATGCAACAAATCCCAATGAAGCAAAACATTACACAACGGAGGATTTCCGGAACAATTACTTAATCCAAGGTCTCTTCCAGGAGAACAAATTAAAGCTCGTTTATTCCCATGAAGACAGAGTAGTCATAGGTGGAGTGAAGCCTTTAAACGGTTCGGTACTCTTGAGCGGCGAAGCTTTCCTGAAAACAGAGCATTTTATGGAGAGAAGGGAACTTGGAGTCGTCAATATTGGCGGACCAGGCTTGATTCGGACTGAAAAGGAGTCTTTTGAATTGAATGCAAGAGATGGGCTTTATATCGGAAAAGGGGAAAAGAAGGTGGAGTTTTCAAGCAAGACAGTCGAGAACCCTGCAAAATTTTATCTTGTTTCCACTTTGGCCCATACGACATTCCCGTCTCGAAAGATTGATATACGGGAGGCCGAACCTGTTCATCTTGGTGCAAATGAAGAATCCAACAAAAGAACGATTTATAAATATATACATGCAGACGGAGCGCAGAGCTGTCAGCTAATGCTTGGTATGACGCTTTTAGAGCCAAACAATATGTGGAACACCATGCCAGCTCACATCCATGATCGCAGGATGGAGACCTACCTTTATTTTGATATGGAGGAGAACAGCAGGGTGTTCCATTTCATGGGGGAACCGAGGGAAACAAGGCATCTAGTGGTAGGTAATGAGGAAGCATTGATTTCTCCGCCCTGGTCCATTCACTCTGGAGTGGGAACAAGCCGCTACTCTTTCATTTGGGCGATGGCTGGTGAGAATTATACATTTACCGACATGGAGTTTGTCCCAATGGAGGATCTTCGATAG
- a CDS encoding cupin domain-containing protein: protein MSENNWEQAEPGVKRKIFSPGISLMMMEVHFDKGAEGYVHSHPHEQLTYVKQGTFEFLLDGEKRTVRSGETLVIPSGVKHSAIALEKGILLDAFTPLRLDLLGRE, encoded by the coding sequence ATGAGCGAGAACAATTGGGAACAGGCAGAGCCAGGGGTGAAGAGGAAGATATTTTCACCAGGGATATCGTTGATGATGATGGAGGTCCATTTTGATAAAGGCGCAGAGGGATACGTGCACAGTCATCCGCATGAGCAGCTGACCTACGTCAAACAAGGTACGTTTGAATTTTTGCTGGATGGTGAGAAAAGGACGGTCCGCTCAGGTGAGACCCTGGTCATCCCAAGCGGAGTAAAGCATAGTGCAATTGCACTGGAGAAGGGGATCCTGTTGGATGCATTCACCCCTCTGCGCTTGGATTTACTTGGCAGAGAATAG
- a CDS encoding histidine kinase, translated as MSWLYRLNIQQRILLYFTIVILLTISIASYLIYKEAASQIKSQTEVYLHHIVENTSYQTDRYIMDLELATLSLLSDQRIKGFLDLGDDQLFERYQYNSDIKRLMNRISIQHNDINLIYLVGDQGQMVLSEDRLIKRAEYGTNLEIYELLKETTPENGQINLLGKESIYNRSPYVISITRRVRGTTSFIPKGILGVDINAVALEKLWNIGQLKNDTSLWIIDNKGEIVYHSDPNLIGITLQDTILQQFTEEEEGAFIDKWLSQETMFYYSKSAYTGWTLVATTPEVSILEPVSGVKRNAFVASFIAIFVALLISTGFTRSIVRPLRKVEQGMKMMEMGEWEKIKPLKGSDEISRLVISYNKMIERLTELVEDLYKSELQNQKVLIEKQRSELQALQSQINPHFLHNTLETMNAYAILNEAEEISEMATALSSMFRYSVRNFEVVTLREEIEHVSNFLIVQEHRFQKKIQVNFHVPKSLLGEEVVKLSLQPIVENAIHHGLRKRGYEGEIHLYAEVDKHKLVISVCDNGVGITNERLKEINEQLATKQLHEWNRNMGIGVSNVHHRIRLICGEGYGLAINGSKEGGTTVTLTFHRSSWRESSA; from the coding sequence ATGTCATGGCTCTACAGGTTAAACATACAACAACGGATTTTGCTCTATTTTACTATTGTCATTCTATTGACCATCTCGATTGCCTCCTATCTCATCTATAAAGAAGCGGCATCCCAAATAAAAAGTCAGACGGAGGTCTATTTACATCATATTGTGGAGAACACGAGTTATCAGACGGACCGATATATCATGGATTTGGAGCTCGCCACCTTGTCTCTACTATCTGACCAACGTATCAAAGGCTTTCTGGATCTTGGGGATGATCAGCTTTTTGAAAGATATCAATACAATTCGGACATCAAAAGGCTGATGAATAGGATTTCTATACAACATAATGATATTAACCTTATCTATTTAGTTGGGGATCAAGGGCAAATGGTACTGTCAGAGGACAGGCTGATTAAACGAGCTGAGTATGGAACAAATCTTGAAATTTATGAGCTGTTGAAGGAGACCACACCGGAAAATGGCCAAATAAACCTCCTTGGCAAGGAGAGCATTTATAACCGGTCTCCATATGTCATCAGTATCACACGCAGAGTTAGGGGGACTACCTCTTTTATTCCAAAGGGGATTCTGGGAGTGGATATCAATGCAGTCGCCCTCGAAAAACTGTGGAATATTGGACAATTGAAAAATGACACTTCCCTCTGGATCATCGATAATAAAGGGGAAATCGTCTATCATTCAGACCCCAATCTGATAGGAATCACCCTTCAAGATACTATTTTGCAGCAATTTACGGAAGAGGAGGAGGGGGCCTTCATTGATAAATGGCTCTCACAGGAGACCATGTTTTATTACTCCAAGTCTGCCTATACAGGTTGGACCTTGGTAGCAACCACCCCTGAAGTCAGCATCCTTGAACCGGTCTCGGGTGTAAAACGTAATGCATTTGTTGCTTCGTTCATCGCCATTTTCGTCGCGCTCCTCATATCAACAGGCTTTACTAGAAGCATTGTGCGTCCTCTTCGTAAAGTGGAGCAAGGGATGAAAATGATGGAGATGGGGGAATGGGAAAAGATCAAGCCATTAAAAGGCAGTGACGAAATCAGTAGGTTAGTCATCAGTTATAACAAAATGATCGAGAGATTGACCGAGCTGGTAGAGGACCTCTATAAGTCGGAGCTTCAAAACCAGAAAGTACTGATAGAAAAACAAAGAAGCGAATTACAGGCACTTCAATCACAGATCAATCCTCATTTTCTTCACAATACACTGGAAACGATGAATGCCTATGCCATTTTGAATGAGGCGGAGGAAATATCGGAAATGGCAACGGCCCTCTCTTCCATGTTTCGCTATTCGGTCCGAAACTTTGAAGTGGTCACTTTAAGGGAAGAAATAGAGCATGTAAGTAATTTTCTCATTGTCCAAGAACATCGGTTTCAAAAGAAAATACAGGTGAACTTCCATGTTCCCAAAAGTCTGTTAGGGGAAGAGGTGGTAAAGCTCTCCTTGCAACCGATCGTTGAAAATGCCATACATCACGGCCTGAGAAAACGGGGATACGAAGGGGAAATCCATCTATATGCAGAGGTGGACAAGCATAAACTAGTGATTAGCGTTTGCGATAACGGCGTCGGAATCACCAATGAGCGTTTGAAAGAAATCAATGAACAATTGGCGACAAAACAACTTCATGAATGGAACCGCAATATGGGTATCGGCGTTAGCAATGTACATCATCGAATACGTTTAATTTGTGGGGAAGGCTATGGGCTTGCTATTAATGGTTCGAAAGAAGGGGGAACAACAGTAACACTCACCTTCCACCGGTCCAGTTGGAGAGAAAGCTCCGCTTGA
- a CDS encoding response regulator, whose translation MKILLVEDEPLIRKGFKKLLGQLDIDGFYIEGLTEAETAEEAEYILENQQFDLIFTDIEMAETNGLTLIQSWKKKLPNTQWIIISGYDSFEYAQKAIIYGVTEYVLKPVSKRKMLEAVERCMENRQLNTSDFISATEMDDCLQHLEAAIWSLNRDKMEEGYLAWKEIVKKRKLPIQYYNDVLSHLLDSLMNRLNNKGSKVGISLDTVLKGKSIEEADRHFLHTCHKLIGAIEIKRRGNEVDPIAIAKDYILIHLEREISLDEVAQKLGLNASYFSQLFKKETGETFVKFRIRLRMEKAKELLLRNDIRVIDIPGMIGLNDHPHFTKTFKKYTGQTPSEYRVEMGID comes from the coding sequence ATGAAAATCTTATTAGTTGAAGATGAGCCCTTGATTCGCAAAGGTTTTAAAAAACTACTGGGCCAGCTTGATATTGATGGGTTTTATATAGAAGGATTAACGGAGGCAGAAACGGCAGAGGAGGCGGAGTATATTCTAGAAAACCAACAGTTCGACTTGATTTTTACAGACATAGAAATGGCCGAAACCAATGGCTTGACTCTTATTCAAAGCTGGAAAAAGAAACTGCCGAACACCCAATGGATCATCATCTCAGGTTATGATAGTTTTGAATATGCGCAGAAGGCAATTATATACGGGGTCACGGAGTATGTACTAAAGCCTGTTAGTAAAAGGAAGATGTTGGAGGCTGTGGAAAGATGTATGGAAAATCGCCAGCTAAATACTAGCGACTTTATTTCTGCAACCGAAATGGATGATTGTTTGCAGCATTTGGAGGCGGCAATTTGGTCCTTGAACAGGGACAAGATGGAGGAGGGCTATCTGGCTTGGAAGGAGATAGTGAAAAAGAGGAAACTCCCAATTCAGTATTACAACGATGTACTTTCACATTTATTGGATTCATTGATGAATCGACTCAACAATAAAGGAAGTAAGGTTGGCATCTCATTAGATACGGTGTTGAAGGGCAAATCAATAGAAGAGGCAGATAGGCATTTCCTCCATACCTGTCACAAGCTAATAGGAGCTATTGAAATCAAAAGACGGGGGAATGAAGTAGACCCGATTGCAATTGCCAAGGACTATATTCTGATCCATCTGGAAAGGGAAATAAGTTTGGACGAGGTAGCGCAAAAACTCGGACTGAACGCATCCTACTTCAGCCAGCTGTTCAAAAAAGAAACGGGCGAGACATTTGTCAAATTCCGTATCAGATTGAGGATGGAAAAGGCAAAGGAGTTATTGCTACGGAATGATATCAGGGTGATTGATATCCCTGGAATGATCGGCTTGAATGACCATCCACATTTTACAAAAACATTTAAAAAGTATACTGGTCAAACCCCATCCGAATATAGGGTGGAAATGGGGATAGATTGA
- a CDS encoding ABC transporter permease subunit, whose protein sequence is MGVSLLANIKKHKALYLIALPGIIYFLLFKYVPLMGSAIAFQNYNIFHGVMGSEWVGFDQFRKMFSYPDFIRILKNTLLINFYDLLFGFTSPIVLALMLNEVRKVIAKRMIQTVIYMPHFLSWVIISGIFIGVLSPSTGIVNTLITSFGYDPIYFLGEDNYIRSIIVGSGMWRDTGWGTIIYLAALAGINPNLYEAAEVDGANRWQQTWHITIPSLLPTITILFLLQIGNFLDFGFERVYVFLNPLNRESGEIFDTYIYQVGLLQNQFSYTTAIGIFKSVVGLILLVGANFLSRKTTGNSLY, encoded by the coding sequence ATGGGAGTAAGTTTGCTAGCTAATATAAAGAAGCATAAAGCCCTTTACCTGATTGCATTACCGGGCATCATCTATTTTCTTTTGTTTAAGTATGTTCCTCTGATGGGCTCCGCTATTGCATTTCAAAATTATAATATTTTTCACGGAGTCATGGGGAGTGAGTGGGTCGGCTTCGACCAGTTCCGGAAGATGTTTTCTTATCCTGATTTTATCAGAATATTGAAAAATACCTTATTGATTAATTTTTATGATCTTCTTTTCGGCTTCACCTCACCCATTGTATTAGCGCTTATGTTGAATGAAGTAAGGAAAGTCATTGCCAAGCGGATGATCCAAACGGTCATCTATATGCCACATTTCTTGTCGTGGGTCATAATCAGTGGAATCTTCATTGGAGTCTTGTCTCCTTCTACAGGGATTGTAAACACATTGATTACCTCGTTCGGATATGACCCCATTTATTTTCTTGGGGAAGACAACTATATCCGGTCCATCATTGTTGGCTCAGGCATGTGGCGGGATACTGGTTGGGGGACTATCATCTATCTTGCTGCACTTGCGGGAATCAATCCGAACCTATACGAGGCTGCAGAGGTGGATGGTGCCAATCGTTGGCAGCAGACATGGCATATCACCATTCCATCCCTCCTACCGACCATCACCATTCTGTTTCTTTTGCAGATTGGGAACTTTCTAGACTTTGGATTTGAAAGAGTGTATGTATTCCTCAATCCACTTAACCGGGAAAGCGGAGAGATTTTTGACACATACATTTATCAAGTAGGATTATTGCAAAACCAGTTCAGTTATACAACCGCCATCGGAATCTTTAAGTCGGTAGTTGGCCTGATTCTTCTTGTCGGTGCAAATTTTCTTAGTCGAAAGACGACCGGCAACAGTTTATACTAG
- a CDS encoding carbohydrate ABC transporter permease, producing the protein MANRETRSRKLFLTFNISILVLLSLIMILPFFHVLAQSFSSSNAIDRGEVLFLPVDLTFDNYQYVFQDMTIWRAFGVTVFITVFGTLFNLIATASLAYPLSRQEFKGRKIFLFMVLFTMIFSAPLIPTYLLIQKLGMLDTLWALIIPTAISAFNFFVMRSFFLQIPNELIDSSRMDGCGEMRILFQIVLPLSKPALATLGIFYAVFHWNTYFNALMYIDNRKLYPLQVKLREMIVDDTLVADPTSDVFASMLSSSPDGIKMATIIVATIPILLVYPFLQRFFIKGFLLGGIKD; encoded by the coding sequence ATGGCGAACAGAGAAACCCGATCCAGGAAGCTGTTTCTAACCTTTAATATCAGCATTCTGGTCCTATTATCACTTATCATGATCTTGCCGTTTTTCCATGTATTAGCACAATCGTTCAGCAGCTCCAATGCAATAGACAGAGGGGAAGTTTTATTTTTACCTGTTGATTTGACCTTTGACAATTACCAATATGTGTTCCAGGATATGACGATATGGCGTGCTTTTGGTGTCACGGTATTCATAACCGTCTTCGGTACACTGTTCAATTTGATAGCAACTGCATCACTTGCTTATCCATTATCAAGACAGGAGTTCAAAGGCAGAAAGATTTTCCTGTTCATGGTGCTTTTCACCATGATTTTCTCTGCACCGCTTATCCCGACCTATCTTCTCATCCAGAAGCTGGGGATGCTGGATACACTCTGGGCTCTGATAATTCCAACTGCGATCAGCGCATTTAATTTCTTTGTCATGCGGTCTTTCTTTTTACAGATTCCGAATGAGCTTATCGATTCGAGCCGGATGGATGGCTGCGGAGAAATGCGGATATTGTTTCAAATTGTACTTCCACTTTCAAAACCGGCATTAGCAACCTTGGGTATCTTTTATGCCGTTTTTCACTGGAACACGTATTTTAATGCTTTAATGTATATTGATAATCGTAAACTTTATCCACTACAAGTGAAGCTTCGGGAAATGATCGTGGATGATACGCTGGTGGCCGATCCTACATCAGATGTATTTGCAAGCATGCTATCAAGCTCCCCGGACGGAATCAAAATGGCAACAATCATTGTAGCGACGATTCCGATCCTATTAGTCTATCCTTTTCTACAGCGTTTCTTTATCAAGGGGTTCTTATTAGGTGGGATCAAAGACTAA